A single genomic interval of Shewanella psychropiezotolerans harbors:
- a CDS encoding putative bifunctional diguanylate cyclase/phosphodiesterase: MFKINRPSLVFVVPIFTFILYLCLMSAEFVYERSESQAEALSQTQARIEQHLIRMKYIVESALAIQDTGRIEQEISLAATDLDVMVFTVLYQEGEIRFANHLVWRGSQANYVIDGYEPSIHSKTIKADTPTIQFNPARLSIQAYYPIDNITALEKDQGNIIYLEYDVSPLLSEVKEARFQSAIRSWGVSLLCLAIFLFLLHFYLIRPLRLMAKQAKKASYIVKNNGSFPKWKASPVNVVFSELEAIRNHLINFSDKLERSEKQLRDSQQRWLFAIEVSRNGIWDWNFATGEVFLSDRWKEMLGYSEDELASELSTWENLLHPEDKKDALLTLNQYLNNELDEFESVHRLRHKLGHYIWVLDRGMIVEWDDKGKATRMIGTHADVTSDMRNKQVLLHQAKHDLLTDLPNRSSLLDALYSLNESKQKVSAGLFLIDLDNFKMINDALGHHYGDRLLIQVAARLSSFFATNSLIVRLSADEFVVLAKNLPQDKNSAKRKIHALASQVRQIIGRSFHINNQTFSVSASVGACFIDSQIEIEPELLLKQADVAMHQVKERGRDGYLLYSAEMEEVAQHSLFIESELRGAIAANQLSLVYQPIVDFRGQVVCVEALLRWSHPQMGNIPPSTFIPLAEGSGLIEELGEWVLLEACGFINKLHAKGVQLDAVAINVSARQFNQGVFAENLLRVIEGLGVKANSIELELTEYALLSNLDVVKQAMDKLSLAGISIAIDDFGTGYSSLSYLQSIPLSRLKLDATFVSKIDVNESSNAIVKAIIDMAHGLNLKVVAEGVETQAQYDFLLQHGCDSFQGYLFSRPLKEADLVNYIESVAVNGPIAVS; the protein is encoded by the coding sequence TTGTTTAAAATCAATCGACCGTCTTTGGTCTTTGTTGTGCCCATATTCACGTTTATTCTATATCTCTGTTTAATGTCTGCAGAATTTGTTTATGAGCGTAGTGAAAGCCAGGCGGAAGCCCTATCTCAGACTCAGGCTAGAATTGAGCAGCATTTGATTCGAATGAAGTATATTGTCGAGTCGGCATTGGCGATTCAGGATACTGGGCGTATAGAGCAAGAGATATCCTTGGCCGCTACAGATCTGGATGTCATGGTTTTCACTGTTTTATATCAGGAGGGCGAGATTAGGTTCGCTAATCATTTGGTATGGCGCGGGAGTCAGGCAAATTATGTCATCGATGGCTATGAGCCGAGTATTCACAGTAAAACCATTAAAGCAGATACACCGACTATTCAGTTTAATCCTGCTCGTTTATCAATTCAGGCATATTACCCTATTGATAACATCACGGCTCTGGAGAAAGACCAAGGCAATATTATCTATCTGGAATATGATGTTTCTCCTCTACTTTCAGAAGTTAAAGAGGCTCGTTTTCAGAGTGCAATTCGTTCATGGGGGGTGAGTCTTCTTTGTTTGGCTATATTTCTGTTTTTACTTCATTTTTATCTGATACGCCCCTTGAGACTTATGGCCAAGCAAGCTAAAAAGGCGAGTTATATCGTAAAAAATAATGGGTCTTTCCCTAAGTGGAAAGCTTCTCCTGTTAATGTGGTATTTAGTGAATTAGAGGCGATTAGAAATCATCTTATCAATTTTTCGGACAAGCTTGAACGTAGTGAAAAGCAATTAAGGGATAGCCAACAGAGGTGGTTATTTGCTATTGAGGTGTCTAGAAATGGTATATGGGATTGGAATTTTGCCACCGGTGAGGTGTTCCTCTCTGATCGCTGGAAAGAGATGTTAGGTTACTCTGAAGATGAATTAGCCAGCGAATTGTCGACCTGGGAAAATTTATTACACCCGGAAGACAAGAAGGATGCATTGCTTACCCTAAACCAATATCTAAATAACGAGCTGGATGAATTTGAGAGTGTCCATCGACTTCGACATAAGCTGGGTCATTATATATGGGTTTTAGATAGAGGCATGATTGTTGAGTGGGATGATAAAGGTAAGGCCACTCGAATGATCGGAACACATGCCGATGTAACCAGTGACATGAGAAATAAACAGGTTCTTCTCCATCAGGCAAAGCATGATTTGTTAACAGATTTACCAAATCGTAGCAGCTTACTCGATGCACTCTATTCTCTGAATGAGAGTAAACAAAAGGTATCAGCCGGTCTGTTTCTTATCGATTTAGATAATTTTAAGATGATCAATGATGCACTAGGGCATCACTACGGTGACAGGTTACTGATCCAGGTCGCGGCGCGTCTCTCCAGCTTTTTTGCTACTAATTCATTGATAGTTAGATTATCTGCCGATGAATTTGTCGTCCTGGCTAAGAATCTCCCTCAGGATAAAAACTCTGCTAAGCGGAAAATTCATGCGTTGGCCAGCCAAGTGCGTCAGATTATCGGCCGTAGTTTTCATATTAATAATCAGACCTTCAGTGTATCTGCCAGTGTTGGAGCTTGCTTCATCGATAGTCAGATTGAAATTGAGCCTGAGCTGTTACTCAAACAAGCAGATGTGGCCATGCATCAGGTGAAGGAAAGGGGAAGAGATGGGTACCTACTTTATAGCGCCGAGATGGAGGAGGTTGCCCAACATAGCCTGTTTATAGAGAGTGAGTTGCGAGGTGCTATTGCGGCGAATCAACTTTCTTTGGTCTACCAACCCATTGTCGATTTCAGAGGTCAGGTCGTTTGCGTAGAAGCCCTACTCAGGTGGAGTCACCCTCAGATGGGCAATATTCCACCATCGACCTTTATTCCTCTTGCCGAAGGCAGTGGTTTAATTGAAGAGTTGGGAGAGTGGGTCCTGCTAGAGGCCTGTGGCTTCATCAATAAGCTTCATGCCAAAGGTGTGCAGCTAGATGCGGTAGCTATCAATGTCAGCGCCAGACAGTTTAATCAGGGGGTATTTGCTGAAAACCTGCTGAGGGTAATTGAGGGGCTCGGAGTAAAAGCAAATTCTATCGAATTAGAACTGACCGAGTATGCCCTATTGAGTAATTTAGACGTCGTTAAGCAGGCGATGGATAAGTTGAGTCTGGCTGGAATATCCATCGCGATAGATGATTTTGGCACCGGATACAGTTCATTAAGTTATTTGCAGAGTATTCCGTTATCTAGATTAAAACTTGATGCAACATTTGTCAGTAAGATCGATGTTAATGAGTCATCCAACGCCATAGTTAAGGCGATTATCGACATGGCCCATGGTCTGAATTTAAAAGTGGTGGCAGAGGGAGTTGAGACCCAAGCGCAATATGATTTTTTACTGCAGCATGGATGCGATTCATTTCAAGGCTATCTCTTCTCTCGGCCATTAAAGGAAGCTGACCTTGTTAATTATATAGAGTCGGTTGCTGTTAATGGGCCTATAGCTGTGAGTTAA
- a CDS encoding RNA polymerase sigma factor FliA — MNSAQLAYQETNEEKTVNRLSESQVMKQYLPLVKRSVSQLRSHCGAVLAVEDMEQIGMMALLESSRRYPGEFDNGFLSFAGQRIRGSILDELRRQDWRPRPVRQQAHELNDAVRKLTRMLGRDPTDIEVSDSMGISRDQYRERLYASQSESMKSLDDMLSAGSHFADKTNVIEQFSSKQTLKKAISKLSKREQVILSLYYQHELNLKEIAGTLGLTETRICQLHKQAVKHLKEIYQLWER; from the coding sequence ATGAACTCTGCTCAACTCGCATACCAAGAGACCAATGAAGAAAAGACAGTAAACAGACTCAGTGAGAGCCAGGTGATGAAGCAGTATTTACCTTTGGTAAAGCGATCAGTCTCTCAGCTTAGAAGTCACTGCGGAGCCGTACTTGCTGTCGAGGATATGGAGCAGATTGGCATGATGGCTCTACTCGAATCCTCGAGACGCTACCCCGGAGAGTTTGACAATGGCTTCTTATCATTTGCTGGACAGCGAATTCGCGGTTCAATTCTTGATGAGCTTAGACGCCAGGACTGGCGTCCTAGGCCCGTTAGGCAGCAAGCTCACGAGCTTAATGACGCTGTGCGTAAACTCACCCGAATGCTGGGGCGTGATCCGACAGATATAGAAGTCTCTGATTCGATGGGGATAAGCAGAGACCAATATAGAGAACGTCTCTATGCCTCTCAATCTGAGTCCATGAAAAGCTTAGATGACATGCTAAGTGCAGGTAGCCATTTCGCCGATAAGACTAATGTTATTGAGCAGTTTTCATCCAAACAAACATTAAAAAAGGCAATATCTAAATTAAGTAAAAGAGAACAGGTGATCCTGTCGCTTTATTATCAACATGAACTCAATTTAAAAGAAATTGCCGGGACCTTAGGATTGACTGAGACGCGGATCTGCCAGCTACATAAACAGGCGGTGAAGCATCTTAAGGAGATTTACCAACTTTGGGAGCGGTAG
- the fliS gene encoding flagellar export chaperone FliS, with protein MLNEHDPFSAYKQTTLDARAAAANPHEMVRMLLDGLLEEMERTRGFMERRSFEDKGKSVNKCLNIVHGLDSMLDLENGGEVATSLNRLYEYCSRQLVSASVENSSEKLDPIIKVISDVREGWTNLN; from the coding sequence ATGTTGAATGAGCATGATCCCTTCAGCGCTTATAAACAGACCACTCTCGATGCCAGAGCTGCTGCTGCAAACCCCCATGAAATGGTGCGCATGTTACTCGACGGACTACTCGAGGAGATGGAACGCACCCGAGGCTTTATGGAGCGAAGAAGCTTCGAAGATAAAGGGAAGAGCGTCAATAAGTGCCTCAACATAGTGCATGGTCTCGATTCCATGTTGGATCTTGAGAATGGCGGTGAAGTAGCAACCAGCCTTAACCGCCTTTATGAGTACTGCAGCCGCCAACTCGTCTCCGCCAGTGTCGAAAACAGCTCGGAAAAATTAGATCCCATAATAAAGGTAATTAGCGATGTCAGAGAAGGTTGGACCAATCTCAATTGA
- a CDS encoding flagellar motor protein MotB, whose translation MAIKNEPIIIKRRKRTKSKGSHGGAWKVAFADFTLAMMALFMVLWILQIADQQERTLIVQYLKGDMFSDGSINPFDLSQSPSMIDLQGSVALQQAIIPATGTGVERAGQAMHNHIPAGESNPKAGRGPELNSLVPGQFETQSQLEFLAREVNEVITQVNLSANVEIKIVPQGIRILIHDNVHQFMFTRGSSNMTPYFEDLLLALGPLLGKVENKISISGHTDSTPYAGKTFTNWELSSKRALLARRVLEYGGVKRDQVIQVTGMADQVPYISDDPAAAANRRIEMLVLTSAAESQIREMAGLTKKVPDTDSKLSQAKKAAEDNRPRTRYPEQWTTE comes from the coding sequence ATGGCAATAAAGAACGAGCCAATTATCATCAAGCGCCGCAAGCGAACAAAGTCAAAAGGCTCACATGGCGGCGCCTGGAAAGTTGCATTTGCAGACTTCACCTTAGCCATGATGGCGCTGTTTATGGTGCTGTGGATTTTACAAATCGCCGACCAGCAAGAGCGAACATTGATTGTTCAATATCTAAAAGGTGATATGTTTTCTGATGGTTCTATAAATCCTTTCGATCTGAGCCAATCTCCTTCAATGATCGATTTACAAGGTTCTGTCGCCCTACAACAAGCCATAATTCCGGCAACGGGGACTGGGGTCGAAAGAGCGGGTCAAGCCATGCATAACCATATTCCTGCAGGCGAAAGTAACCCCAAGGCAGGCCGAGGCCCGGAGCTTAACTCCTTAGTGCCAGGACAATTTGAGACTCAATCTCAACTGGAGTTTTTAGCCAGAGAGGTTAATGAAGTCATCACCCAAGTAAATTTAAGTGCCAATGTTGAGATCAAAATCGTACCTCAAGGCATAAGAATTCTGATCCACGACAATGTCCATCAGTTTATGTTTACCCGAGGAAGCTCAAACATGACACCTTACTTTGAAGATCTCCTTCTAGCTTTAGGTCCTCTTCTGGGAAAAGTTGAAAATAAAATCAGTATATCCGGTCACACAGACTCTACCCCCTACGCAGGAAAAACTTTCACTAACTGGGAGCTTTCCAGCAAGCGGGCGCTATTAGCCAGACGAGTCCTGGAATATGGTGGTGTAAAGCGCGATCAGGTCATTCAGGTTACAGGGATGGCCGATCAAGTGCCGTATATCAGTGATGACCCTGCTGCCGCAGCTAATAGACGTATCGAAATGCTGGTGTTGACCAGTGCAGCTGAATCACAAATAAGAGAGATGGCAGGACTAACTAAAAAAGTGCCAGACACAGACTCAAAGCTGAGCCAAGCTAAAAAGGCTGCCGAGGACAATCGACCCAGAACACGTTACCCAGAGCAGTGGACAACCGAATGA
- a CDS encoding flagellin N-terminal helical domain-containing protein: MLSVHTNYASNVAQNAVNKNNSLLTTSMERLSTGLRINNASDDAAGLQIASRLNANVVGMETASRNVSDATSMLQTADGALDELNTIANRQKELATQAANGVNSAEDLTALNAEYKELTAEIDRIVGSTEYAGNNLFTSLDAGVQFQIGAGSAETLAVKTDVVAKLAGDATDISVIGDASKAIDAIDDFIDAVGVERSNLGANINRLGHTSSNLANVTENTKAAAGRIMDADFAVETANMTKNQLLVQAGTSILSSANQNTGLVMGLL, encoded by the coding sequence ATGTTATCTGTTCATACTAACTATGCTTCTAACGTCGCTCAAAATGCTGTAAACAAAAATAACAGCTTACTTACCACTTCTATGGAGCGCCTATCTACTGGCCTTCGTATCAACAACGCTTCAGATGATGCTGCAGGCCTACAGATCGCTTCACGCCTAAACGCTAACGTTGTTGGTATGGAAACGGCTAGCCGTAACGTATCTGATGCAACCTCTATGCTACAGACTGCTGATGGTGCACTGGACGAGCTAAACACTATCGCTAACCGCCAGAAAGAGCTTGCAACACAAGCGGCTAACGGCGTGAACTCAGCAGAAGATCTAACTGCACTCAATGCTGAATATAAAGAGCTTACAGCTGAAATTGATCGCATCGTTGGCAGTACTGAGTACGCGGGTAATAACTTATTCACTAGCTTAGATGCGGGAGTACAGTTCCAGATCGGTGCAGGCTCTGCTGAAACATTGGCAGTTAAAACAGATGTTGTAGCTAAGCTTGCTGGTGATGCTACCGATATTAGTGTTATAGGCGATGCATCTAAGGCAATCGATGCCATAGACGACTTTATCGACGCTGTCGGTGTTGAGCGTTCAAACTTAGGTGCAAATATCAATCGCCTAGGTCATACATCTTCTAACTTAGCCAATGTCACCGAAAACACTAAGGCCGCTGCTGGCCGCATCATGGATGCAGATTTCGCCGTTGAAACTGCCAACATGACTAAGAACCAGCTACTTGTTCAAGCCGGTACTAGCATCCTATCTTCTGCCAACCAGAACACTGGTTTGGTTATGGGTCTGCTATAA
- the fliD gene encoding flagellar filament capping protein FliD produces the protein MISGMSAAQFAEQIIMAERMGKDQLYKNQMDRYQAQLDAYSVLEKSLNSMTSKLDKIDSDAFDEKTVSVSDDNASVTVGSDAPEGNYELIVKHLAQAHQLTKKFTSEDATGLPTSGDFTIEIAGEKLTLDMGEINSDGSITISQFRDYINNHADNPGVQASLVRTGGSVEFMLTSTETGKASKITVLDNGTDFGMTERRKAQDAVAKLNGIKIKSSSNYLENVIDGMTVELKKVHESGQASTITVGTDFESSEQAVKDFVDAFNLLMDQVNKLTRTMGSEVADEINDKKEDDDDDDDDDDSSSGSSSITEDQLGVLKGDSSVRMLQNNVRQVVFAPSPNGMRLSDIGIEMTRDGKLKIDDDKLSEALKSDPSAVKAMFTDDEGYVDRLDKIIDPFTKSDGYLDLKQGNLDKQVSRIEDNMERHDYHMQQRYQVYLAQFTAMEANIMKMSSASGLF, from the coding sequence ATGATATCAGGTATGAGTGCCGCCCAGTTCGCCGAACAGATAATTATGGCCGAACGTATGGGTAAAGATCAGCTCTATAAAAATCAAATGGATCGTTATCAAGCCCAGCTTGATGCCTACAGCGTGCTGGAAAAAAGCTTAAATAGCATGACCAGTAAGCTGGATAAGATCGATAGCGATGCCTTCGATGAAAAAACGGTATCTGTCAGTGATGATAATGCCTCCGTTACCGTGGGCTCAGATGCGCCAGAAGGTAACTATGAATTAATCGTTAAACACCTTGCCCAGGCTCATCAACTAACAAAAAAATTTACCAGTGAAGACGCCACCGGCCTCCCTACTAGTGGTGACTTCACCATAGAGATTGCAGGCGAAAAACTCACCTTAGATATGGGCGAAATCAATAGTGATGGCAGTATCACCATCAGTCAATTCAGAGACTATATCAATAACCACGCGGATAACCCTGGTGTACAGGCATCCCTGGTACGCACTGGTGGCAGTGTTGAGTTTATGCTGACCTCAACAGAAACGGGAAAAGCAAGTAAGATAACCGTGCTTGATAACGGTACTGACTTTGGTATGACCGAGCGCCGCAAAGCTCAAGATGCAGTAGCAAAGCTCAATGGCATCAAAATAAAAAGCAGCAGCAATTACCTTGAAAATGTCATCGATGGCATGACCGTAGAGCTCAAAAAAGTTCACGAATCAGGGCAAGCCAGCACTATCACTGTAGGCACAGACTTTGAGTCCAGTGAGCAGGCGGTAAAAGATTTTGTCGACGCTTTTAATTTATTGATGGATCAGGTCAATAAGCTCACTCGCACCATGGGCAGTGAAGTGGCCGATGAAATCAATGATAAAAAAGAAGACGATGACGATGATGATGATGATGATGACTCATCGTCCGGCAGTAGCTCGATCACTGAAGATCAACTCGGCGTCTTAAAAGGCGACTCCAGTGTACGCATGCTGCAAAACAACGTGAGGCAGGTGGTATTCGCCCCGTCCCCAAATGGTATGCGTCTATCGGATATCGGCATCGAGATGACCCGTGACGGCAAGCTCAAGATCGACGACGACAAGCTTTCGGAAGCCCTAAAGAGTGATCCCTCGGCCGTTAAGGCCATGTTCACTGATGACGAAGGTTACGTCGATCGACTCGACAAAATTATCGACCCTTTCACAAAATCCGATGGTTACCTGGATCTTAAGCAAGGCAACCTGGATAAGCAGGTGTCTCGCATTGAGGACAATATGGAACGCCATGACTACCACATGCAGCAAAGGTATCAGGTTTACCTGGCCCAGTTTACTGCAATGGAAGCCAATATTATGAAAATGAGTTCAGCCAGCGGGCTGTTTTAA
- a CDS encoding flagellar hook-length control protein FliK, giving the protein MISNSINLHSPRDNSEKLTGDISDANEELFSTESAEFAIYASASLSQLEKLSGNTSLSSIYSDIAQERTKVSGSSLANLTQDAEQLTSKLEKSTQFQPIVSREGIPDKPLNVSSNPTHTPPTSQSEQLQLGKLEKGATQPQTQQLSLPIPNMNQVIKTQKGEASLQANLVTSQLIQATTQITEGETNHLAITTANRTHAAVSQWGPVPVTTNAPLAMQAQEILTPLREQLRFQIDQKIKQAEIRLDPPSLGKVELNIRLDGDRLHIQMHAANASVRDSLLMGLDRLREELAMDHGGLIDLDISQGDKREHQDERHAVNISNSQVDLIELETEQQDQQNNQIDLLA; this is encoded by the coding sequence ATGATATCTAATTCTATTAATCTACATTCACCTAGAGATAATTCAGAGAAATTAACAGGTGATATTTCAGATGCTAACGAAGAGCTTTTCTCCACAGAGTCCGCTGAATTTGCCATATATGCCTCAGCCAGCCTATCTCAGTTAGAGAAGCTCAGCGGCAATACAAGCTTAAGCTCTATTTATAGTGATATAGCTCAAGAGAGGACAAAGGTTAGTGGTAGCTCCTTGGCAAATCTAACTCAGGATGCAGAACAGCTAACCAGTAAATTAGAAAAATCGACTCAGTTTCAGCCTATCGTATCCAGAGAAGGGATTCCTGATAAACCACTGAACGTATCTTCTAATCCCACTCACACTCCGCCAACAAGTCAGAGTGAGCAGTTACAACTAGGGAAACTTGAGAAAGGGGCTACACAACCCCAAACACAGCAGTTGTCTTTGCCAATACCTAATATGAACCAAGTAATAAAAACTCAAAAAGGTGAGGCAAGCCTGCAGGCTAACTTGGTTACTAGCCAGCTTATTCAGGCTACGACGCAGATTACTGAGGGCGAAACAAACCATTTGGCCATCACCACTGCCAACCGTACTCATGCCGCGGTTAGCCAGTGGGGACCAGTCCCCGTTACAACCAATGCACCTCTGGCGATGCAAGCCCAAGAGATACTAACCCCCTTGAGAGAACAGCTTAGATTCCAGATCGATCAGAAAATTAAACAGGCGGAGATTAGGTTAGATCCCCCTTCACTTGGAAAAGTAGAACTCAACATCCGCCTCGATGGTGACCGCTTACACATTCAAATGCATGCAGCTAACGCTTCAGTGAGAGATTCACTATTAATGGGGTTGGACCGATTAAGAGAAGAGCTAGCTATGGATCACGGAGGCCTGATAGATCTGGATATCAGTCAGGGCGACAAACGTGAGCATCAGGATGAGAGGCATGCAGTAAACATTTCCAATTCTCAAGTTGATCTTATTGAACTTGAGACCGAACAACAAGATCAGCAAAATAATCAAATCGATTTATTAGCCTAA
- the motA gene encoding flagellar motor stator protein MotA, whose protein sequence is MSKILGLAIILFSVFGGYVWAGGNLSSLWQPAEILIIFGAGAGALIIANPRPVLIDMVSQLKELISVEKEDPELYPQLFGLMGMLMSQIQSQGMKVLDEHVEKPRESSLFLMYPTVLEHPNVLQFLIDNLRLQSIGKISSYDLEHILEEEIYRIEEDRLRPSHALARVAEAMPGFGILAAVMGIIITMSSIDGPITMIGVKVAAALVGTFIGIFACYCLFEPASKALEHLVDRKSAQLRCVAAILTSFSKGKPPMLAIDAGRKQIQSENRPSFVELERWMVEQKS, encoded by the coding sequence ATGAGTAAGATATTAGGTTTAGCGATTATTTTATTTTCGGTATTTGGAGGCTATGTTTGGGCAGGTGGAAATCTGAGCTCCCTCTGGCAACCCGCAGAAATACTTATCATCTTTGGTGCTGGTGCTGGTGCTCTTATTATTGCTAACCCTAGACCCGTACTGATAGATATGGTTTCACAGTTAAAGGAACTAATATCTGTAGAAAAAGAAGATCCGGAACTCTATCCTCAACTATTTGGTTTAATGGGGATGTTAATGAGCCAGATCCAGTCTCAAGGGATGAAAGTGCTGGATGAACATGTAGAAAAGCCTAGAGAAAGCTCATTATTTCTAATGTATCCCACAGTGTTAGAGCACCCGAATGTGCTGCAATTTCTTATCGATAACCTGCGTCTGCAATCTATAGGCAAGATTTCATCATACGATCTTGAACATATTTTGGAAGAAGAGATTTACCGAATTGAGGAAGACAGGTTACGACCTTCCCATGCACTGGCTAGAGTTGCCGAAGCTATGCCTGGGTTTGGTATTCTTGCCGCGGTCATGGGCATCATTATCACCATGTCCAGCATAGATGGTCCAATTACTATGATTGGCGTCAAGGTAGCAGCGGCACTCGTCGGCACTTTCATCGGTATTTTTGCCTGTTACTGTTTGTTTGAACCCGCTTCTAAAGCGTTAGAGCACTTAGTCGATAGAAAATCAGCACAACTTCGCTGTGTCGCCGCAATACTAACCTCATTTTCCAAAGGTAAGCCTCCCATGCTAGCCATTGATGCGGGTAGAAAACAGATACAGAGTGAAAACAGACCTAGCTTTGTAGAGCTAGAACGTTGGATGGTGGAGCAGAAAAGCTAA
- the flgL gene encoding flagellar hook-associated protein FlgL: MRVSTHNLYASNLHNLQNSTADIARLNQMMATGKSILRPSDDPIGSVKVIASQREVAATEQYLKNINSLSTSFDRAETNLSSMVEIESRMREVTLAASNGSLSPEDRAAYGAELEELLETFVGMINAQDDGGNYIFSGNQTGTAPIAQDASGNYIYQGDNNHREVQTSGSSWMTANVTAEQFLFSNGSADILNQTQEFIDVLKDPSLAPGESGFDNVSKAMMETLNDTLSSISGAITDIGGKQKSLMLMEESHEEMILFNEEVIGETEGLDYAQATAEFNLKLTTLQVTQQTFVQITQLTLFSQI, from the coding sequence ATGAGAGTCAGTACCCACAACCTCTATGCCAGTAACTTACATAACCTGCAAAATTCAACCGCTGATATCGCACGCCTCAATCAGATGATGGCAACGGGCAAGTCTATTTTACGTCCGTCCGATGATCCTATTGGTTCGGTCAAAGTCATAGCCAGCCAACGTGAAGTCGCAGCCACCGAGCAGTACCTTAAAAATATCAACTCGCTGAGCACGAGTTTCGATCGTGCAGAGACCAATTTATCTTCCATGGTGGAGATAGAGTCAAGAATGCGCGAAGTGACATTAGCGGCGAGTAATGGTTCGCTATCCCCAGAAGACAGAGCTGCTTACGGTGCGGAGCTGGAAGAGTTGCTTGAAACATTCGTAGGCATGATCAACGCGCAGGATGATGGCGGAAACTATATCTTCTCCGGCAACCAGACTGGCACAGCGCCTATAGCCCAAGATGCCAGCGGCAACTATATCTATCAAGGCGATAATAATCACAGAGAGGTACAAACCTCTGGCTCATCCTGGATGACAGCAAACGTCACCGCAGAGCAGTTTTTGTTCTCGAACGGTAGTGCAGATATCCTCAATCAGACTCAAGAATTTATCGATGTGCTTAAAGACCCAAGTCTAGCCCCCGGAGAATCTGGATTTGATAACGTATCTAAGGCCATGATGGAGACATTAAATGACACATTATCCAGTATCAGCGGCGCGATTACCGATATAGGGGGTAAGCAGAAGAGCCTGATGTTGATGGAAGAATCCCATGAAGAGATGATTCTCTTTAATGAGGAGGTGATCGGTGAAACAGAAGGTTTGGATTATGCCCAGGCAACGGCCGAGTTTAATCTGAAGTTAACCACACTACAGGTGACACAGCAGACCTTCGTGCAGATCACCCAACTCACTCTCTTCAGTCAGATTTAA
- a CDS encoding flagellar basal body-associated FliL family protein produces the protein MAFGKTSVSKKLSFSLLIILWSTTIFWVGWQSPSIIGGPFVTQDEEANKAKFYPLDRFVISVPGDNLPHYLLLEMALKSRSTNVSRILKEADPLVRNSLMKMFSRKHFNQLNDSEQLENLQREALVLLSNVLTENNYEIELDEVLFTRMVIQ, from the coding sequence ATGGCTTTTGGTAAAACAAGCGTAAGCAAAAAACTGTCTTTTTCACTACTCATTATCCTTTGGAGTACCACTATATTTTGGGTCGGTTGGCAATCACCAAGTATTATCGGTGGTCCATTTGTCACACAAGATGAAGAAGCCAACAAAGCAAAATTCTATCCCTTAGATAGATTTGTTATCTCTGTGCCCGGTGATAATTTACCTCACTACCTCTTACTTGAAATGGCGCTAAAAAGCCGTTCGACCAATGTCAGTAGAATTCTTAAAGAAGCGGATCCATTAGTAAGAAACTCACTAATGAAGATGTTCTCTCGTAAGCACTTCAATCAGCTCAATGACTCTGAACAACTGGAAAATCTTCAACGAGAAGCTCTTGTCTTGCTCTCCAACGTATTGACAGAGAACAATTATGAGATAGAGCTCGATGAAGTCCTATTTACTCGCATGGTTATACAATAG